From Oscillatoria salina IIICB1, a single genomic window includes:
- the cas5d gene encoding type I-D CRISPR-associated protein Cas5/Csc1: MTLYACSLTLHDNVFYATREMGILYETEKYLHNWAISYAFFKGSYIPHPYRLKGDTAQKPDYLDPNREQNLLHLNHAGLYIFPAKPLSWSYQVNTFKAAQTTYYGKSKQFGDKGADRNYPINYGRAKELAVGSHYQTFLIAPDYLETPFPRWIRLGKWAAKVKVNLQAIPPAAIQRKSGKYVCDHPLNPLDLPLEQDLELYNRIVMPPVSLVSQAQLQGEYWELSGNEWNSLRQQLPNLPRTLSLPVGVSYGAKTFTSAS; encoded by the coding sequence ATGACCTTATACGCCTGTTCTTTAACCCTACACGACAACGTTTTTTACGCAACCCGTGAAATGGGTATCTTGTATGAAACCGAGAAATATCTACACAACTGGGCGATTAGTTACGCCTTTTTTAAAGGAAGCTATATTCCCCATCCCTATCGTTTAAAAGGAGATACCGCCCAAAAACCCGATTATTTAGACCCAAACCGAGAACAAAACTTACTGCATCTTAATCACGCTGGACTTTATATCTTTCCGGCAAAACCCCTGTCTTGGTCATACCAAGTCAATACCTTTAAAGCAGCCCAGACTACTTACTATGGCAAATCCAAACAGTTTGGAGATAAAGGAGCAGACCGTAATTACCCAATTAACTACGGTCGCGCTAAAGAGTTAGCCGTTGGGAGTCATTATCAAACTTTTCTCATCGCTCCCGATTATCTAGAAACTCCTTTTCCGCGCTGGATTCGCTTAGGGAAGTGGGCAGCGAAAGTTAAAGTTAATCTGCAAGCCATCCCTCCAGCAGCTATTCAAAGAAAGTCAGGGAAATATGTCTGCGATCATCCCCTCAATCCCCTTGATTTACCGTTAGAGCAGGATTTAGAACTTTATAACCGGATTGTGATGCCTCCTGTTAGTTTAGTGAGTCAAGCGCAGCTACAGGGCGAATATTGGGAGTTAAGCGGGAATGAGTGGAACTCCTTGAGGCAACAACTTCCTAACCTACCTAGAACCCTTAGTTTACCCGTCGGAGTCTCCTATGGTGCGAAAACTTTTACATCAGCATCCTAA
- the cas6 gene encoding CRISPR-associated endoribonuclease Cas6: MVRKLLHQHPKCYTLQSVVVELGAAQPGKPPATLGRAIHAQVLEWLSLGNPEVAEAVHTAQMPPLSLSGLLGNRRRRGTQPGDKFSIRISLLNGNLLEPLLTGIQAAEHQPVVLGKFPFKIRNYFAFPGTHRLAGSTDYSSLAQSPPLSDLQLNFLSPTSFKQKQDIQPFPLPELVFGSLQRRWNSFAPEDLKFPSFEWQGLVSAYDLKTQALRLEGGAEIGTQGWVRYRFRNPQQAQIASSLAYFAFFSGVGRKTTMGMGQTQLKIRE; the protein is encoded by the coding sequence ATGGTGCGAAAACTTTTACATCAGCATCCTAAATGCTATACCTTACAATCTGTAGTGGTGGAACTTGGAGCAGCCCAACCAGGAAAGCCCCCCGCGACATTAGGACGGGCAATTCATGCTCAAGTTTTGGAATGGCTGAGTCTGGGGAATCCGGAAGTAGCAGAGGCGGTTCATACAGCGCAGATGCCTCCTCTGAGTTTATCTGGCTTGCTGGGTAATCGTCGTCGCCGAGGGACACAGCCAGGAGATAAGTTTTCGATTCGCATTAGCTTACTCAATGGGAATTTGTTAGAACCTCTTTTAACAGGCATTCAAGCAGCAGAGCATCAGCCTGTTGTGTTAGGGAAGTTCCCTTTTAAAATCCGTAACTACTTTGCTTTCCCTGGTACTCATCGTTTAGCAGGTTCAACAGATTATTCAAGTTTGGCTCAGAGTCCGCCATTATCTGATCTTCAGTTAAATTTTCTCTCTCCCACTAGCTTTAAACAAAAGCAAGATATTCAGCCTTTTCCGTTACCTGAATTAGTCTTTGGTAGTTTGCAAAGACGCTGGAACAGCTTTGCCCCCGAAGACCTAAAATTTCCTTCTTTTGAGTGGCAGGGTTTAGTATCTGCCTATGACTTAAAAACTCAGGCTTTGCGCTTAGAAGGCGGCGCAGAAATCGGCACACAGGGTTGGGTTCGCTATCGTTTTCGCAATCCCCAACAAGCACAAATTGCTTCGAGTTTGGCTTATTTTGCTTTCTTTTCTGGGGTGGGTCGGAAAACAACTATGGGTATGGGACAAACGCAACTGAAAATTCGCGAGTAG
- the cas4 gene encoding CRISPR-associated protein Cas4, whose product MNEQNYIPLAYLNAWEYCPRRFYWEYVLGEMTDNEHIIRGRHLHRNINEEGKTWEGNTLIHRQQWVWSDRLGIKGIIDAVEEENGQLIPIEYKKGRMAQHLNDHFQLCAAALCLEEKTGRDIPYGEIFYYGNRRRQRVEFTPELRGKTESAIAIAHTTATNSTIPPPIDNPKKCRDCSLKEICLPKEIKKLRTLK is encoded by the coding sequence ATGAACGAACAAAACTATATTCCCCTAGCGTATTTGAATGCCTGGGAATACTGCCCCCGTCGTTTTTACTGGGAGTATGTCTTGGGGGAAATGACCGATAACGAACACATTATTCGAGGTCGCCATTTACACCGCAATATTAATGAAGAGGGGAAAACTTGGGAGGGAAATACCCTCATCCACCGTCAGCAATGGGTTTGGAGCGATCGCCTGGGGATTAAGGGCATTATTGATGCAGTGGAGGAAGAAAATGGGCAACTCATTCCTATTGAGTATAAAAAAGGACGAATGGCACAACACCTCAACGATCATTTTCAGCTTTGTGCTGCTGCCTTGTGCTTAGAAGAAAAGACAGGACGAGATATTCCCTACGGTGAAATATTTTACTACGGCAATCGTCGTCGTCAACGAGTGGAATTTACCCCAGAGTTACGGGGAAAAACCGAGAGCGCGATCGCGATCGCCCACACTACCGCCACCAATTCTACCATACCACCCCCCATTGATAATCCCAAGAAATGCCGAGATTGCAGTCTCAAAGAAATTTGTTTACCCAAAGAGATTAAAAAATTACGCACCCTTAAATAA
- the cas1d gene encoding type I-D CRISPR-associated endonuclease Cas1d: MSAVYITQPDATLTKAQEAFKVALKQEDGSWKKHNVPAQTIEQIVLMGHPSITGEALCYALELGIPVHYLSIFGKHLGAALPSYSRNGQLRLAQYATHINTEKRLALVKAIVTHKIHNQYQILYRHDQKDNPLKQHKKLVGQQTTLNAVRGVEGLAAKDYFACWRNLFKDTWSFNGRNRQPPTDPINSLLSFAYGLLRVQVTSAVHVAGLDPYIGYLHETTRGQPAIVLDLMEEFRPLVADNLVLSVISRKQIKPDDFSESLGAYRLSDKGRKTFLEAFEQKITSELKHPVFGYRCTYRRAIELQARLLARHLQEDVPYQPLTVR; encoded by the coding sequence ATGTCCGCCGTCTACATTACCCAACCTGATGCCACATTAACCAAAGCCCAAGAAGCCTTTAAAGTTGCTTTAAAGCAAGAAGATGGCTCTTGGAAAAAACATAACGTTCCCGCCCAAACCATTGAGCAAATTGTCCTCATGGGGCATCCTAGTATTACTGGAGAGGCTCTTTGCTATGCCCTCGAACTCGGTATCCCCGTCCATTACCTCTCCATTTTTGGCAAACACTTAGGGGCTGCCCTGCCAAGTTATTCCCGTAATGGTCAACTGCGATTAGCCCAATACGCCACCCATATCAATACCGAAAAACGATTAGCCCTAGTCAAAGCGATCGTTACTCACAAAATTCATAACCAGTATCAAATTTTGTACCGCCACGATCAAAAAGATAATCCCCTCAAACAACATAAAAAGTTAGTTGGTCAACAAACCACCCTTAATGCAGTACGAGGGGTCGAAGGACTCGCAGCCAAGGACTACTTTGCCTGTTGGCGTAATTTATTTAAAGATACTTGGTCATTTAACGGCAGAAATCGCCAGCCTCCCACTGACCCTATCAATTCTTTACTCAGTTTTGCTTATGGACTGTTGCGTGTCCAAGTCACCAGTGCTGTTCATGTCGCTGGGTTAGACCCCTATATTGGCTATCTCCATGAAACCACCAGAGGACAACCTGCGATTGTTCTCGACTTAATGGAGGAGTTTCGCCCTTTGGTGGCAGATAATCTGGTGCTATCAGTCATTAGTCGCAAACAGATTAAACCCGATGACTTTAGTGAAAGTTTGGGGGCTTATCGCCTCTCGGATAAAGGACGCAAAACCTTTCTCGAAGCCTTTGAGCAGAAAATCACCTCCGAGTTGAAACATCCTGTCTTTGGCTACCGTTGTACCTACCGCCGTGCAATTGAACTCCAAGCCCGTTTGCTGGCTCGGCATTTACAAGAAGATGTCCCCTATCAACCTTTGACTGTACGATGA
- the cas2 gene encoding CRISPR-associated endonuclease Cas2: MNKLFYLIIYDLPATKAGNKRRKRLYDLLSGFGHWAQYSVFECFLTAMQFAKLQQRLETLVKPSEDSVKIYILDASSVKRTITYGAELPSQEQTIIL; this comes from the coding sequence ATGAATAAACTGTTCTATCTCATTATCTACGATTTACCGGCTACAAAAGCTGGCAATAAGCGGCGCAAACGACTTTATGACCTTCTATCAGGTTTTGGTCACTGGGCACAGTATAGTGTTTTCGAGTGTTTTTTGACCGCGATGCAGTTTGCCAAGTTACAACAACGTTTAGAGACGCTGGTGAAACCCTCTGAGGATTCAGTTAAAATCTATATCCTTGATGCTAGTTCAGTGAAACGAACTATTACCTATGGGGCGGAGTTACCCAGCCAGGAACAGACAATTATTTTATAG
- a CDS encoding efflux RND transporter periplasmic adaptor subunit, with amino-acid sequence MTTNLTPKTQAANPSNSSPLKLVKPGSNSAVKATDKPPETAIVTEKKSFPYRGILIAGGILISLGVISQIPVSNSVRSSGTLEPTRNSRQLIYMKVPGSITEFQIEPGEIVKTGDILALVSTPDLDKEIDEKQVQLQEKHSALENAKEQIPIRENQVEQAELAVESVRNRLTSIQDEVETFSSVNPPPEVKKLAQEIAAIDKKIAGIRSEVESLEKRVEVVGEDISNYEDASNEAGHHLSKKHFHDLLDKQESFRGEIERKLAEVEELEAQISAKKAEIETFEKTQQEKLATLTDELGEKQAAAETARNQLSATQEEVIHLQKVVDTLTINLNKLETKRNENKILRANQAGIVISSNEELVKNKGRKMQENEVVMDIADIETLQVVINAPQADSDIIQMGAKVTVRFKEPGLEPIITEVEKIDQEMIADQSGQKRVLRVRAKMENPGEELRPGAEVHAKINAPKIPLYQKIQRELLKVLNIRKYR; translated from the coding sequence ATGACTACTAACCTTACACCCAAAACTCAAGCAGCTAACCCTAGCAATTCCTCACCCTTAAAATTAGTTAAACCGGGAAGCAATTCAGCAGTAAAAGCTACTGATAAACCACCAGAAACGGCAATTGTCACTGAGAAAAAATCATTTCCTTATCGAGGTATCTTAATCGCAGGAGGAATCTTAATTAGTTTAGGAGTTATCAGTCAAATACCTGTATCTAATTCCGTCAGAAGTTCGGGAACATTAGAACCAACTCGTAACTCTCGTCAATTAATATATATGAAAGTACCAGGGAGTATTACTGAATTTCAAATTGAACCTGGAGAAATTGTCAAAACGGGAGATATTCTCGCTTTAGTTTCTACTCCTGATTTAGACAAAGAAATTGACGAAAAACAAGTTCAATTACAAGAAAAACACTCAGCCTTAGAAAATGCTAAAGAACAAATTCCTATTCGGGAAAACCAAGTTGAACAAGCGGAATTAGCTGTAGAAAGTGTGAGAAATCGTTTGACAAGTATTCAAGATGAAGTAGAAACATTTAGTTCCGTAAATCCACCTCCAGAAGTAAAAAAATTAGCACAAGAAATCGCCGCAATTGATAAGAAAATCGCGGGAATAAGAAGTGAAGTAGAATCTCTGGAAAAGCGCGTAGAAGTAGTTGGCGAAGATATTAGCAATTATGAAGATGCTTCTAATGAAGCGGGACATCATTTAAGTAAAAAACATTTTCATGATTTACTCGATAAACAAGAAAGTTTTCGTGGTGAAATCGAACGCAAATTAGCAGAAGTTGAGGAGTTAGAAGCACAAATATCGGCGAAAAAAGCCGAAATTGAAACTTTCGAGAAAACTCAGCAAGAAAAATTAGCTACTTTAACAGATGAGTTAGGAGAAAAACAAGCGGCTGCGGAAACTGCACGAAATCAATTATCTGCTACCCAAGAGGAAGTAATACATCTTCAGAAAGTTGTTGATACTTTGACAATCAATTTAAATAAATTAGAAACAAAAAGAAATGAAAATAAAATTCTTCGGGCTAATCAAGCGGGAATAGTAATTAGCTCAAATGAAGAATTAGTGAAAAATAAAGGTCGGAAGATGCAAGAAAATGAGGTAGTAATGGATATTGCCGATATTGAAACTTTGCAAGTAGTTATTAATGCACCCCAAGCCGACTCAGATATTATTCAAATGGGGGCGAAAGTAACTGTAAGATTTAAAGAGCCAGGACTGGAACCAATTATAACTGAAGTTGAGAAAATTGACCAAGAAATGATTGCCGATCAATCTGGACAAAAGCGTGTTTTGCGCGTGCGAGCTAAAATGGAAAATCCGGGGGAAGAATTGCGTCCCGGTGCTGAAGTTCATGCGAAAATTAATGCTCCGAAAATCCCTCTTTATCAGAAAATTCAGCGCGAATTGTTAAAGGTTTTAAATATTCGTAAATATCGCTAG
- a CDS encoding site-2 protease family protein, which produces MFLENDHSTTNYHSWICPDLRIYWRLGRIPNSGEVVLRAIASLEQFTFSETEGYALQHFSGQYTLNQIQVAVQRKFPDTNSNFTLELLEKLIKLGVLTLDDQKPPSSKYQLKSTVEWIANPDGYWILRNQEDFTFMQVSDREKNVISRLQQGSIQAIAEEFCIDRDQLKLLLQMLAATGMLVGTQPAKPPRNKFNPLQLLFFKVKLFNPDNFLSQNIDKLRWLWSKSFTLIFVTFLAISTVFAIHYRPEITFEIVKLIQTYGTSSFFFAFVLLMALVITLHEFGHAFTLKHFGGIVPEMGLLFMMLVPAAYTNTTDSYSLSRHKRILVIGAGIIVQIALAAIAFWCWFYSSKGSWLHIGSLVLMTAALFTVALNLNPLAKFDSYYLAVAVTGINNLRRRAFGFYSNLLQGKPLKETNQNKLILAIYAPFSLAYIWMVFGFLFWRITDWTLVNIPYTALVILAIWLIYYFFPRR; this is translated from the coding sequence ATGTTCCTTGAAAACGACCACTCAACCACAAACTACCACAGTTGGATTTGTCCGGATCTTCGCATCTATTGGCGACTGGGACGAATTCCTAACTCAGGAGAAGTTGTTCTCCGCGCGATCGCCTCTCTAGAACAGTTTACCTTTTCTGAGACAGAAGGCTATGCTTTGCAACACTTTAGCGGTCAATATACTCTTAATCAAATTCAAGTGGCGGTGCAACGCAAGTTTCCCGATACTAACTCGAATTTTACCTTAGAACTGCTCGAAAAGCTGATTAAATTAGGAGTTTTAACTTTAGATGACCAAAAGCCGCCATCATCTAAATATCAGCTAAAATCTACTGTGGAATGGATTGCTAATCCTGACGGTTATTGGATTTTACGCAACCAAGAAGATTTTACCTTTATGCAAGTTAGCGATCGCGAAAAAAACGTCATCTCTCGACTTCAACAAGGATCGATTCAGGCGATCGCTGAGGAATTCTGTATCGATCGCGACCAACTTAAACTATTGTTGCAAATGCTTGCAGCGACGGGAATGTTAGTTGGTACTCAGCCTGCAAAACCCCCCCGAAACAAATTCAATCCTCTCCAACTACTTTTTTTCAAAGTCAAACTCTTTAATCCCGATAATTTCTTAAGCCAAAATATTGACAAATTGCGTTGGTTGTGGTCAAAATCTTTCACCTTAATTTTCGTGACTTTCCTCGCTATTTCCACAGTTTTTGCTATCCACTATCGTCCGGAAATTACTTTCGAGATTGTTAAACTAATTCAAACCTATGGAACCAGTAGTTTTTTCTTTGCATTTGTCTTACTCATGGCATTAGTTATCACCCTACATGAGTTTGGTCATGCCTTTACTTTAAAGCATTTTGGTGGCATTGTTCCAGAAATGGGACTCTTATTTATGATGTTAGTACCCGCCGCTTATACAAATACTACAGATTCCTACAGTTTATCAAGACACAAGCGCATTTTAGTCATCGGAGCCGGAATTATCGTCCAAATTGCGCTCGCAGCGATCGCCTTTTGGTGCTGGTTTTATTCTAGCAAAGGAAGTTGGCTACATATTGGTAGTTTAGTCTTGATGACAGCCGCTTTATTTACTGTAGCTTTAAATCTCAATCCTTTAGCTAAATTTGATAGTTACTATCTCGCAGTTGCGGTAACTGGAATCAACAATTTACGTCGTCGCGCTTTTGGTTTTTACAGTAACTTATTGCAAGGAAAACCTCTTAAGGAAACCAATCAAAATAAACTAATTTTAGCAATTTATGCTCCTTTTAGTTTAGCTTACATTTGGATGGTGTTTGGCTTCCTTTTCTGGCGAATTACCGACTGGACATTAGTTAATATTCCTTATACAGCTTTAGTAATTTTAGCAATTTGGCTGATTTATTACTTTTTCCCTCGTCGCTAA